In Bacillus cytotoxicus NVH 391-98, the following are encoded in one genomic region:
- a CDS encoding DUF3979 family protein, whose product MLYEDLVGLFQVAPIEEKKGGWKYIIQEQNGKYLIGNDIAVAHMSVELYFNEHNEIRLTLYKDGNSIATMQRIAIVKIEIEDDKDAIQFVLERMPSRMIRLQLYPYLAIEMGPYWEVCEDCE is encoded by the coding sequence ATGCTATACGAGGATTTAGTTGGATTATTTCAAGTTGCTCCAATAGAAGAGAAAAAAGGTGGCTGGAAATATATAATTCAAGAACAAAATGGAAAATATTTAATTGGTAATGATATCGCAGTAGCACATATGAGTGTGGAATTATATTTTAATGAACATAATGAAATAAGACTGACTTTATATAAAGATGGAAATTCTATAGCGACAATGCAACGAATAGCAATCGTAAAAATAGAAATAGAAGACGATAAAGATGCGATTCAATTTGTATTAGAGCGTATGCCAAGCCGTATGATTCGTCTGCAGTTGTACCCATATTTAGCGATAGAGATGGGGCCGTATTGGGAAGTGTGTGAAGATTGTGAATGA